In the genome of Monodelphis domestica isolate mMonDom1 chromosome 2, mMonDom1.pri, whole genome shotgun sequence, one region contains:
- the ERBB2 gene encoding receptor tyrosine-protein kinase erbB-2, which yields MDLSGCCCWGLLLVLLPPAVWGTQVCTGTDMKLQYPASIENHLETLSHLYQGCQVVQGNLELTYLPAEANLSFLQDIQEVQGYVLIAQSLVKTFPLQRLRIIRGTQLFEDKYALVVLDNGIPLPNPPPRPEATPGLRELQFRSLTEILKGGVMIQKNPQLCHQDMVLWSDIFHKNNHLGTTDIDTNRSRTCSPCSSSCKFSYCWGEGPDNCQSLTSTICASGCARCKGPLSTDCCHEQCAAGCTGPKYSDCLACLHFNHSGICEQHCPPLVIYNSDTFESMPNPDGRYTFGSSCVKSCPYNYLATDVGSTSCTLVCPHHSQEVTAEDGTHRCEKCSKACPKVCYGLGMGHLRSVRAVNSTNIQDFAGCRKIFGSLAFLPETFAGDLATNTSPLMPEELKVFENLEEITGYLYISAWPASLPDLSIFQNLRVIRGRVLHNGVYSLTLEQLGIGWLGLRSLKELGSGLALIHHNAHLCFVHTVPWNQLFRNPRQALLYSANRPAHECAREGRACYSLCAQGHCWGPGPTQCLNCSQFLRGEECVEECRVMQGYPREYIKDRRCFPCHEECQPQNGTETCYGSEADKCIACAHFKDPPACVARCPSGVKLDLSFIPVWKYSDDDGICQTCPTNCTHSCTVLDDKGCPAEQKPSPVTSIIAGVVGVLLALIIGLIIGILIKRRKQKERKHTMRRLLQETELVEPLTPSGALPNQAQMRILKETELRKVKVLGSGAFGTVYKGIWIPDGESVKIPVAIKVLRENTSPKANKEILDEAYVMAGVGSPYVSRLLGICLTSTVQLVTQLMPYGCLLDHVRENRGRLCSQDLLNWCVQIAKGMNYLEEVRLVHRDLAARNVLVKSPNHVKITDFGLARLLDIDETEYHADGGKVPIKWMALESILCRRFTHQSDVWSYGVTVWELMTFGAKPYEGIPAREIPDLLEKGDRLPQPPVCTIDVYMIMVKCWMIDSECRPRFRELVTEFSRMARDPQRFVVIQNEDSGPASPLDSTFYRSLLEEDDMGDLVDAEEYLVPQQGFFCPDPPGPGGTAHRRHRSSSTRSGGELPGGLEGSEDDPPQASSEPWEGTGSDVFDGEDPWRSPGGSPKALQGLPPRDLSPLQRYSEDPTRPLSPEMDGYVAPPACGPLPEYVNQPEVHLPPPSPLEGPLTPSHLSSSTLEHPKLPPPGKNGMVKDTFTFGAAVENPEYLAPHGGGPLHLSPTAFSPAFDNLYYWNQDPPDRGAAPNGFAGTPTAENPEYLGLDMTV from the exons GACATCCAGGAAGTGCAGGGCTACGTGCTGATTGCCCAGAGCCTGGTGAAGACTTTCCCCCTGCAGAGACTCCGCATCATTAGAGGCACGCAGCTCTTTGAGGACAAATATGCCCTGGTCGTTCTGGACAACGGGATCCCCTTGCCTAACCCCCCTCCCCGGCCAGAGGCCACCCCCGGCCTCCGGGAGCTGCAATTTCGGAGCCTCACAG AGATTCTAAAAGGCGGGGTCATGATCCAGAAGAACCCCCAGCTGTGTCACCAAGACATGGTGCTGTGGTCCGACATCTTCCATAAGAACAACCACTTGGGCACCACCGACATTGATACAAACCGCAGCCGAACTT GCAGCCCTTGTTCTTCATCATGTAAATTCAGCTATTGCTGGGGGGAAGGACCTGACAACTGTCAGAGCT TGACCAGCACAATCTGTGCCAGTGGCTGTGCCCGCTGCAAGGGGCCTTTATCCACAGACTGCTGCCATGAGCAGTGTGCTGCTGGCTGCACTGGCCCCAAGTATTCTGATTGCCTG GCCTGCCTCCACTTCAACCACAGTGGCATCTGTGAGCAGCATTGCCCACCGCTGGTCATCTACAACTCAGACACCTTTGAGTCAATGCCTAATCCTGATGGGCGATACACCTTTGGGTCTAGTTGTGTGAAATCATGTCCCT ATAACTACCTGGCTACAGATGTGGGGTCCACATCCTGCACTCTTGTGTGTCCCCATCACAGCCAAGAGGTGACTGCTGAGGATGGGACCCACCGCTGTGAGAAATGTAGCAAGGCCTGCCCCAAAG TGTGTTATGGGCTGGGCATGGGGCACTTGCGATCCGTGAGAGCGGTCAACAGTACCAACATCCAGGACTTTGCTGGCTGCAGGAAGATCTTTGGAAGCCTGGCCTTCCTGCCCGAGACCTTCGCAGG GGACTTAGCCACCAACACTTCCCCACTAATGCCTGAAGAACTCAAGGTGTTTGAGAACCTGGAGGAGATCACAG GCTACCTGTATATCTCAGCCTGGCCTGCCAGCCTCCCTGACCTCAGCATCTTTCAGAACCTAAGGGTGATCAGAGGAAGGGTGTTACACAA TGGTGTCTACTCCTTGACTCTGGAGCAACTGGGTATTGGCTGGTTGGGGCTGCGGTCACTGAAAGAGCTGGGCAGTGGGTTGGCACTCATCCATCACAATGCCCACCTATGCTTCGTCCACACGGTGCCTTGGAATCAGCTCTTCCGCAACCCCCGCCAGGCTCTGCTCTATAGTGCCAACCGACCTGCCCATGAGTGTG CAAGAGAGGGACGTGCATGTTACTCCCTGTGTGCTCAGGGGCACTGCTGGGGCCCTGGACCAACCCAGTGTCTCAACTGCAGCCAGTTTCTCCGAGGAGAAGAGTGTGTGGAGGAGTGTCGGGTCATGCAGGG GTACCCCCGAGAATATATAAAGGACAGGCGCTGCTTCCCTTGCCATGAGGAGTGCCAGCCACAGAATGGCACTGAGACCTGCTATGGATCG GAGGCTGACAAGTGTATAGCCTGTGCACACTTCAAGGACCCTCCTGCCTGTGTGGCCCGATGCCCTAGTGGGGTGAAGCTCGACCTCTCCTTCATACCTGTCTGGAAGTACTCAGATGATGATGGCATTTGCCAGACCTGCCCCACCAACTGTACTCACTC ATGTACTGTATTGGATGACAAAGGCTGTCCTGCTGAACAGAAGCCCAG CCCAGTGACCTCCATCATTGCTGGGGTGGTTGGTGTCCTCCTGGCCCTCATCATAGGCCTCATCATAGGCATCTTGATCAAGCGTCGGAAACAGAAGGAGCGGAAACACACTATGAGAAGGCTGCTCCAGGAGACAGAG CTAGTGGAGCCCCTGACGCCCAGTGGAGCACTGCCCAACCAAGCTCAGATGCGCATCCTGAAAGAGACCGAGCTCAGAAAAGTGAAGGTTCTCGGTTCTGGGGCTTTCGGCACAGTCTACAAG GGTATTTGGATCCCTGATGGTGAAAGTGTGAAGATCCCAGTGGCTATCAAGGTGTTAAGGGAAAACACATCCCCCAAAGCCAACAAGGAGATCTTGGAT GAAGCATACGTGATGGCAGGTGTTGGCTCTCCATATGTATCTCGACTTCTGGGCATCTGCCTGACATCCACGGTGCAGTTGGTGACCCAGCTTATGCCTTATGGCTGCCTCCTGGACCACGTGCGTGAAAACCGAGGGAGGCTTTGCTCCCAGGACCTTCTCAATTGGTGTGTGCAGATTGCCAAG GGCATGAACTACTTGGAGGAGGTTCGGCTAGTACATAGAGATCTGGCTGCCAGAAATGTGCTGGTCAAAAGTCCCAACCACGTCAAGATCACCGACTTTGGACTCGCCAGGCTCCTGGACATTGATGAGACTGAGTACCACGCAGATGGGGGCAAG GTCCCCATCAAGTGGATGGCACTGGAGTCCATTCTGTGCCGAAGATTCACCCATCAGAGTGATGTGTGGAGCTATG gGGTGACAGTGTGGGAACTGATGACCTTTGGGGCTAAACCATATGAAGGTATTCCTGCCCGAGAGATTCCTGACCTGCTGGAGAAAGGAGACCGGCTACCACAGCCCCCTGTCTGCACTATTGATGTCTACATGATCATGGTCAAAT GTTGGATGATTGACTCCGAGTGTCGGCCTCGGTTCCGGGAGCTAGTTACTGAATTCTCACGGATGGCCCGAGACCCTCAGCGCTTTGTGGTCATTCAG AATGAGGATTCTGGTCCAGCCAGCCCCCTAGACAGCACCTTTTACCGATCACTACTGGAGGAAGATGACATGGGCGATTTGGTGGATGCAGAAGAGTACCTGGTGCCCCAGCAAGGCTTCTTCTGCCCTGATCCTCCAGGCCCTGGCGGTACTGCCCACCGAAGACATAGAAGTTCTTCTACAAGG AGTGGTGGGGAGCTCCCAGGAGGACTGGAAGGCTCAGAAGATGACCCTCCCCAGGCTTCATCAGAACCCTGGGAAGGGACTGGTTCAGATGTGTTTGATGGGGAGGACCCCTGGAGGTCTCCTGGAGGGAGCCCTAAGGCACTACAGGGACTCCCCCCTCGAGATCTCAGTCCCCTACAGCGCTACAGTGAAGATCCCACAAGACCACTGTCCCCTGAGATGGATGGCTATGTTGCCCCACCTGCCTGTGGCCCTCTGCCTG AATATGTAAACCAGCCAGAGGTACACCTCCCACCCCCTTCACCTCTGGAGGGGCCTCTGACTCCTTCTCACCTATCCAGCTCCACCCTGGAACACCCCAAGTTGCCTCCTCCAGGGAAGAATGGAATGGTGAAGGACACATTTACCTTTGGTGCAGCTGTGGAGAACCCTGAGTACTTGGCCCCCCATGGAGGGGGTCCCCTTCATCTTTCCCCAACTGCCTTCAGTCCAGCCTTTGACAACCTTTACTACTGGAACCAGGATCCCCCTGATCGAGGGGCTGCCCCAAATGGTTTTGCAGGGACCCCCACAGCTGAGAACCCTGAGTACCTGGGTTTGGATATGACTGTGTGA